From a single Meles meles chromosome 21, mMelMel3.1 paternal haplotype, whole genome shotgun sequence genomic region:
- the LOC123934214 gene encoding apoptosis-associated speck-like protein containing a CARD isoform X1: MGCTRDAILDALENLTADEFKKFKLKLLSVPLREGYGRIPRGTLMSMDAIDLTDKLVSSYLEEYSAELTIIVLREIGMQETAEDLRIKCKGPAPGPAGIQDHQTGTKPALHFVDQHRAALIARVTDVEGVLDALYGKVLSDAQYEAVRAESTNTMKMRKLFSFAPAWDKTCKDLLLQTLRNIHPYLVADLEKS, from the exons ATGGGGTGCACTCGCGACGCCATCCTGGATGCACTGGAGAACCTGACTGCAGACGAGTTCAAGAAGTTCAAGCTGAAGCTACTTTCAGTGCCCCTTCGCGAAGGCTATGGGCGCATCCCACGGGGGACACTGATGTCCATGGATGCCATTGACCTCACAGACAAGCTCGTCTCTTCCTATCTGGAAGAGTACAGCGCAGAGCTCACCATAATTGTGCTGCGTGAGATTGGCATGCAGGAGACAGCAGAGGACCTGCGGATCAAGTGCAAAG GCCCCGCTCCAGGGCCTGCTGGGATCCAGGATCACCAGACTGGAACCAAGCCAG CACTGCACTTTGTGGACCAGCACCGGGCAGCCCTCATCGCGCGCGTCACAGACGTGGAAGGGGTGCTGGACGCCCTGTACGGGAAGGTCCTGTCAGACGCGCAGTACGAGGCCGTGCGGGCGGAGTCCACCAACACAATGAAGATGAGGAAGCTCTTCAGCTTTGCTCCAGCCTGGGACAAGACCTGCAAAGATCTGCTCCTTCAGACCCTGAGGAACATCCACCCCTACCTGGTGGCAGACCTGGAGAAAAGCTGA
- the LOC123934214 gene encoding apoptosis-associated speck-like protein containing a CARD isoform X2, whose amino-acid sequence MGCTRDAILDALENLTADEFKKFKLKLLSVPLREGYGRIPRGTLMSMDAIDLTDKLVSSYLEEYSAELTIIVLREIGMQETAEDLRIKCKALHFVDQHRAALIARVTDVEGVLDALYGKVLSDAQYEAVRAESTNTMKMRKLFSFAPAWDKTCKDLLLQTLRNIHPYLVADLEKS is encoded by the exons ATGGGGTGCACTCGCGACGCCATCCTGGATGCACTGGAGAACCTGACTGCAGACGAGTTCAAGAAGTTCAAGCTGAAGCTACTTTCAGTGCCCCTTCGCGAAGGCTATGGGCGCATCCCACGGGGGACACTGATGTCCATGGATGCCATTGACCTCACAGACAAGCTCGTCTCTTCCTATCTGGAAGAGTACAGCGCAGAGCTCACCATAATTGTGCTGCGTGAGATTGGCATGCAGGAGACAGCAGAGGACCTGCGGATCAAGTGCAAAG CACTGCACTTTGTGGACCAGCACCGGGCAGCCCTCATCGCGCGCGTCACAGACGTGGAAGGGGTGCTGGACGCCCTGTACGGGAAGGTCCTGTCAGACGCGCAGTACGAGGCCGTGCGGGCGGAGTCCACCAACACAATGAAGATGAGGAAGCTCTTCAGCTTTGCTCCAGCCTGGGACAAGACCTGCAAAGATCTGCTCCTTCAGACCCTGAGGAACATCCACCCCTACCTGGTGGCAGACCTGGAGAAAAGCTGA